From a region of the Georgenia yuyongxinii genome:
- a CDS encoding Crp/Fnr family transcriptional regulator, protein MGHTVEQNVIGSVPLFEALDEQDQAALRSLMSETSLRRGETLFNEGDPGDRLYILTEGKVKLGHTSPDGRENLLAVLGPGELLGELTLFDPGPRSTTATAVAPTRLLELEHQDLMEFLEGRPSLAKHMLKALAQRLRRTNESLADLVFSDVPGRVAKALLDLADRFGEITDDGVHVPHDLTQEELAQLVGASRETVNKSLAEFVSRGWIRLEGRAVLLLDLDRLRRRAR, encoded by the coding sequence ATGGGACACACCGTGGAACAGAATGTGATCGGCTCCGTGCCGCTCTTCGAGGCTCTCGACGAGCAGGACCAGGCCGCGCTGCGCAGCCTGATGAGCGAGACCTCGCTCCGGCGCGGCGAGACCCTCTTCAACGAGGGCGACCCGGGTGACCGCCTGTACATCCTCACCGAGGGCAAGGTGAAGCTCGGGCACACCTCACCTGACGGTCGCGAGAACCTCCTCGCCGTCCTCGGCCCGGGCGAGCTGCTCGGCGAGCTGACCCTGTTCGACCCGGGCCCCCGCTCGACGACGGCGACCGCGGTGGCTCCCACCCGGCTGCTCGAGCTCGAGCACCAGGACCTCATGGAGTTCCTCGAGGGCCGGCCCTCGCTCGCCAAGCACATGCTCAAGGCCCTCGCCCAGCGGCTGCGCCGCACCAACGAGTCGCTGGCCGACCTGGTGTTCTCCGACGTGCCCGGCCGCGTGGCCAAGGCCCTCCTCGACCTGGCGGACCGCTTCGGCGAGATCACCGACGACGGCGTCCACGTGCCGCACGACCTCACCCAGGAGGAGCTCGCCCAGCTGGTGGGCGCCTCCCGCGAGACGGTCAACAAGTCCCTGGCGGAGTTCGTCTCCCGCGGCTGGATCCGGCTCGAGGGCCGCGCCGTCCTGCTGCTCGACCTCGACCGGCTGCGTCGCCGCGCCCGCTGA
- a CDS encoding alpha/beta fold hydrolase — MVADPSCVLVPGPWEHRNVPANGAQFHVVLAGPADSRRPLVVLLHAFPQFWWAWRQQIPALAEAGYRVAAMDLRGFGGSDKPPRRHETAVFARDVAGVIRSLGAADAVVVGHGFGGTVAWSMPSFAPGLTRAVAVLANPHPLPLHRLGNKMPVRALATLARFQVPWFPERALREGTLVADLLREWSAPGNDGATSQAPRYTEAMGLPFAAHSAMEHFRWLVRSTPRTDGRRYLAAVSRPVTVPVLSVRGASDRLLPARTFARDAEFVTGPLREHVVAGAGHFLPEEAPEEVTDLLLAFLATQHDAADGREISSSR; from the coding sequence GTGGTAGCCGATCCCAGCTGTGTGCTCGTCCCCGGACCGTGGGAGCACCGCAACGTCCCCGCCAACGGCGCCCAGTTCCACGTGGTGCTGGCCGGGCCGGCCGACTCTCGGCGCCCGTTGGTGGTGCTGCTGCACGCCTTCCCGCAGTTCTGGTGGGCGTGGCGCCAGCAGATCCCGGCGCTGGCCGAGGCCGGCTACCGGGTGGCGGCGATGGACCTGCGCGGGTTCGGCGGCTCGGACAAGCCCCCGCGCCGCCATGAGACCGCCGTCTTCGCCCGCGACGTCGCCGGGGTGATCCGCTCGCTCGGGGCCGCGGACGCCGTCGTCGTCGGGCACGGCTTCGGTGGCACCGTCGCGTGGTCCATGCCGTCCTTCGCGCCGGGTCTGACCCGCGCCGTCGCCGTGCTGGCCAACCCGCACCCGCTGCCCCTGCACCGGCTCGGCAACAAGATGCCCGTGCGGGCGCTGGCCACCCTCGCCCGTTTCCAGGTGCCGTGGTTCCCCGAGCGCGCACTGCGCGAGGGCACCCTCGTGGCAGACCTGCTGCGGGAGTGGTCCGCCCCGGGGAATGACGGCGCCACGTCGCAGGCGCCGCGCTACACCGAGGCGATGGGGCTGCCGTTCGCCGCGCACAGCGCGATGGAGCACTTCCGCTGGCTGGTGCGGTCGACGCCCCGGACGGACGGGCGGCGCTACCTGGCCGCGGTCAGCCGACCGGTGACGGTGCCCGTGCTCAGCGTCCGCGGCGCGAGCGACCGGCTGCTACCTGCGCGTACCTTCGCCCGCGACGCCGAGTTCGTCACCGGTCCGCTGCGCGAGCACGTGGTGGCCGGCGCCGGGCACTTCCTCCCGGAGGAGGCACCCGAGGAGGTCACCGACCTGCTGCTGGCCTTCCTCGCCACGCAGCACGACGCGGCCGACGGGCGGGAGATCTCCTCCTCCCGCTGA
- the nth gene encoding endonuclease III, translating into MTPASRRPRSKKAAREQATAVDALLTEAWPDARCELDFTSPLELLVATVLSAQTTDVRVNQVTPILFAAYPDAPAYAAARREDLEEILRPLGFFRSKSAAVQGLGAALVADHGGEVPATLEELVRLPGVGRKTANVVLGNAFGIPGITVDTHVGRLARRLGWTGEKDPVKVEARIAELLPPEEWTMACHRLIFHGRRVCHARKPACGACVLAELCPSYGEGETDPERAQALVTG; encoded by the coding sequence ATGACCCCCGCGTCCCGCCGGCCCCGCTCGAAGAAGGCGGCCCGAGAACAGGCCACCGCGGTCGACGCGCTCCTTACCGAGGCATGGCCGGACGCCCGGTGCGAGCTGGACTTCACCTCCCCGCTCGAGCTCCTGGTGGCGACCGTGCTCTCCGCGCAGACCACCGACGTGCGCGTCAACCAGGTCACGCCCATCCTGTTCGCGGCCTACCCGGACGCACCCGCCTATGCCGCCGCCCGCCGGGAGGACCTGGAGGAGATCCTGCGGCCGTTGGGGTTCTTCCGGTCCAAGTCCGCCGCCGTTCAGGGCCTCGGCGCCGCCCTGGTGGCCGACCACGGCGGTGAGGTGCCCGCCACCCTGGAGGAGCTGGTCAGGCTGCCGGGGGTGGGGCGCAAGACGGCGAACGTCGTCCTCGGCAACGCGTTCGGCATCCCGGGCATCACCGTGGACACGCACGTGGGCCGCCTGGCCCGCCGGCTGGGGTGGACGGGGGAGAAGGACCCGGTCAAGGTCGAGGCGCGCATCGCCGAGCTGCTCCCGCCGGAGGAGTGGACGATGGCCTGTCACCGGCTGATCTTCCACGGCCGGCGGGTGTGTCACGCCCGTAAGCCCGCCTGCGGAGCCTGCGTCCTGGCCGAGCTGTGCCCGTCCTACGGCGAGGGCGAGACCGACCCCGAGCGCGCCCAGGCGCTGGTCACCGGCTGA
- a CDS encoding branched-chain amino acid transporter permease produces the protein MPSPGQIVLTLVVIFAVTYALRLAPFLALRRVRDSALVTFLGRTMPLGVMAILVVYTLSAVDLSTAPHGLPEAIGVLVTAGLHLWRGNAMLSIVGGTGSYMVALAFL, from the coding sequence ATGCCTAGCCCCGGCCAGATCGTGCTCACTCTGGTAGTGATCTTCGCGGTCACCTACGCCCTGCGGCTCGCCCCGTTCCTCGCCCTGCGCCGGGTGCGCGACTCCGCGCTGGTCACGTTCCTCGGCCGCACGATGCCGTTGGGGGTGATGGCCATCCTCGTGGTCTACACGCTCTCGGCCGTAGACCTCAGCACGGCCCCACACGGCCTGCCCGAGGCGATCGGTGTCCTGGTCACGGCGGGGCTGCACCTGTGGCGGGGCAACGCGATGCTCAGCATCGTCGGCGGCACCGGCTCCTACATGGTGGCGCTGGCGTTCCTCTGA